In the Drosophila takahashii strain IR98-3 E-12201 chromosome 3R, DtakHiC1v2, whole genome shotgun sequence genome, one interval contains:
- the LOC108069820 gene encoding salivary glue protein Sgs-5, whose protein sequence is MNVKLSILFVLLCGFFHLNEAQTTDCSNTCMLRARCSPYYKDLVWAIVDRVCRVFQNGCIFGNENCMRVNQCLPPMVATSKEECMQEPYCPRWCSRGGPPVCAWFPYTHSNGTTGGRDMAFGSRCGLDMYACRNAQAYVNEPRIGRCD, encoded by the exons ATGAACGTTAAGCTCTCGATATTATTCGTTTTATTGTGTGGATTTTTTCACCTGAATGAAGCCCAAACCACGGACTGTTCGAATACGTGTATGTTACGTGCAAGATGCAGTCCCTACTATAAGGATCTGGTCTGGGCAATAGTAGATCGGGTTTGTCGAGTTTTCCAGAACGGCTGTATCTTTGGGAATGAAAACTGCATGAGGGTCAATCAATGCTTGCCAC CCATGGTAGCCACTTCAAAGGAGGAGTGCATGCAGGAACCATACTGCCCAAGGTGGTGTTCTCGGGGCGGACCTCCAGTCTGTGCTTGGTTTCCCTATACCCACAGCAATGGAACTACTGGTGGGCGGGACATGGCATTCGGAAGTCGCTGCGGACTGGATATGTACGCCTGTCGTA
- the LOC108069786 gene encoding translation initiation factor IF-2, with protein sequence MRFVFVLVVMFVLTKGSHISPVEPESPVEAHSAGGVSSQAAVSFPEVRPAPGSQAQSPAPRPAPRPVGAPRPAGAPRLVAARRQLGSHSRPSVVVNVGRPIGGGSGHAQNRNRIQKPY encoded by the coding sequence ATgcgatttgtttttgtgctCGTTGTGATGTTCGTCCTGACGAAAGGATCCCACATATCTCCAGTGGAACCTGAATCCCCCGTGGAAGCTCATTCAGCCGGAGGTGTTTCTTCACAAGCTGCCGTTAGTTTCCCCGAAGTGCGACCAGCCCCAGGATCCCAGGCTCAATCACCAGCACCCCGTCCGGCTCCTCGACCAGTGGGAGCCCCTCGTCCTGCGGGAGCCCCTCGTCTTGTAGCTGCTCGTCGTCAGCTTGGATCACATTCCCGTCCTTCCGTTGTCGTCAACGTTGGACGTCCCATTGGCGGAGGATCTGGTCATGCCCAGAATCGCAATCGCATCCAGAAACCATACTAA
- the LOC108069824 gene encoding U-Kazal-Dg21.2-like isoform X2, producing the protein MKSYIALCLIFSLVLIHANEDCPDTEDIVWALGGGCHVFRNNCFFTKANVLRKPELTITTKEECQKECPKICPAIYSPTMGTYKGEVREFSNKCVKQAHNCRTGETYV; encoded by the exons ATGAAATCCTATATTGCGCTGTGCTTGATTTTCAGCCTAGTGTTGATTCATGCCAATGAAGATTGTCCAGATACGGAGGATATTGTATGGGCTCTCGGTGGCGGATGCCACGTATTTCGAAATAATTGCTTCTTTACTAAGGCAAATGTGCTCCGTAAACCAG AACTCACCATCACCACCAAGGAGGAGTGCCAGAAGGAATGCCCTAAGATCTGTCCTGCAATTTATTCTCCTACCATGGGCACTTATAAGGGAGAGGTTCGCGAGTTTTCCAATAAGTGTGTCAAACAGGCTCATAACTGTCGGACTGGCGAGA CGTATGTGTAA
- the LOC108069824 gene encoding uncharacterized protein isoform X1: MKLFLYICLLLVLALSQVSANCSGKCPDKEDVVWALGGGCSVFRNKCYFDKENCTRRPALTITTKRECQKHCADACPAIYQPTSGTYRGKVRNFGNECEKRAHTCRTGETFL; the protein is encoded by the exons ATGAAATTGTTCCTCTACATTTGCCTTCTGCTGGTTTTGGCTTTAAGCCAAGTTAGTGCCAACTGCTCAGGAAAGTGTCCCGATAAGGAGGATGTGGTTTGGGCTCTTGGAGGCGGATGCAGCGTTTTTCGCAATAAATGCTATTTCGACAAGGAAAACTGCACACGAAGGCCAG CGTTGACCATAACAACCAAGAGGGAGTGCCAGAAGCATTGTGCCGACGCCTGTCCCGCGATCTACCAACCCACAAGTGGAACTTACAGGGGCAAAGTCCGAAACTTCGGTAATGAGTGCGAAAAGCGTGCTCACACCTGTCGCACCGGAGAGA CTTTTTTGTGa
- the LOC108069807 gene encoding translation initiation factor IF-2, which yields MAFRFIFVFIATIVLAQGSIISPVEQESLVGVHHSGVVSSGAPVVGVPRGHSAAPQPQRPVSSHGSLSGPVGGSRRVSGAGVSGSRPHGGAPRRQAGGSYNRPAAGAHVGRPIGGGAAHGNAHQNRNRNQKPY from the coding sequence ATGGCATTCCGATTCATTTTTGTCTTCATTGCCACAATCGTCCTTGCCCAAGGATCGATTATTTCCCCAGTCGAGCAGGAGTCTCTTGTGGGAGTTCATcactctggagtggtttcatCCGGAGCTCCTGTTGTTGGTGTTCCTCGTGGCCATTCCGCTGCTCCTCAGCCCCAACGCCCCGTCTCTAGTCATGGATCCCTCTCTGGTCCAGTTGGAGGATCCCGTCGAGTGAGCGGAGCAGGAGTGTCCGGATCTCGTCCTCATGGTGGTGCTCCTCGTCGCCAGGCCGGTGGATCTTACAATCGTCCTGCTGCTGGCGCCCATGTAGGCCGTCCCatcggaggaggagctgcccaCGGAAATGCTCACCAGAATCGCAATCGCAACCAGAAACCCTATTAG
- the LOC108069823 gene encoding uncharacterized protein yields MKLLLLTCLLLVVALSQVSASCPENCPDTEDVVWALGGGCNVFRNKCYFDKENCQRDSALTITTKEECQKFCGNACIQIYQPVGGIYKGQERSFGNECEKREHTCQTGETFV; encoded by the exons ATGAAATTGCTTCTGCTTACTTGCCTTCTGCTGGTCGTGGCTCTAAGCCAAGTTAGTGCTAGTTGCCCGGAAAACTGTCCCGATACAGAGGATGTAGTTTGGGCTCTTGGAGGCGGATGCAATGTTTTCCGCAATAAGTGCTATTTCGACAAGGAGAACTGTCAGAGGGATTCAG CTTTGACCATTACGACCAAGGAGGAGTGCCAGAAGTTTTGCGGCAACGCATGCATTCAGATTTACCAGCCTGTAGGTGGTATTTATAAGGGTCAGGAGCGAAGCTTTGGCAATGAGTGCGAAAAGCGTGAACACACCTGCCAGACTGGCGAAA CCTTTGTATAG
- the LOC108069815 gene encoding lysosomal aspartic protease, whose protein sequence is MRCRILVLCALICLFVILTEARQRKANRSGSRSLAARYQRSNVRHQTGNRLAVRSRNLKKRGLNSAKKNRRRRNLARKNRRQRNLAKRETKAKSSSSSGSSFASLPLDFEQNFVRTTDNLRSERVFLAARYGFSFAKTSGSTILKNTANMEYTCKLNIGTPKQKFRVLPDTGSSNLWVTGPHCKSEACRKHERYYPKKSSTFVKNGTKFAIQYGDGALSGVLAEDIVRIAGLAAPNQTFAISTKEPGDTFEAANFDGILGMGFRSIAVDNVQPLVQNMCAQKVITSCKFAICMKGGGSSSRGGALFFGNTSTKAYSGSNSYTYTPVTKKGYWQFNLQNIYVGDTKVSGSVQAIVDSGTSLITAPTAIYNKINKILGCTETSSGECYMKCSTEVKEFKFGIAGKEFVIPGKKMMVKVKTSKGKTICISAVQKVQGEPVILGDAFIRHFCTIFDLANSRIGFAATTYST, encoded by the coding sequence ATGCGTTGCAGGATTCTAGTGTTGTGTGCATTAATTTGCCTTTTCGTTATTTTGACGGAGGCCAGACAAAGGAAAGCCAATCGTTCCGGATCAAGATCCTTGGCGGCCAGGTATCAGCGAAGTAATGTGCGTCATCAGACTGGAAACAGACTGGCTGTCAGGTCTAGGAATCTTAAAAAACGCGGACTTAATTCGGCCAAGAAGAACAGGAGGCGTCGCAATTTGGCCAGGAAAAACCGGAGGCAACGCAATTTGGCCAAACGTGAAACCAAGGCCAAGTCGAGTAGCAGCAGTGGTTCGAGTTTTGCCTCTCTACCACTGGATTTCGAACAGAATTTCGTGCGAACCACCGACAATTTGCGATCCGAAAGGGTATTTTTGGCAGCTCGTTATGGTTTTAGTTTTGCCAAGACTTCTGGATCGACAATCCTGAAAAACACAGCGAATATGGAGTACACCTGCAAGCTGAACATTGGCACACCGAAGCAAAAGTTCAGAGTACTACCGGATACGGGCAGTTCGAATCTTTGGGTGACGGGACCTCATTGTAAGAGCGAGGCCTGCCGGAAGCACGAGCGTTACTATCCCAAAAAGTCCAGTACCTTTGTAAAGAACGGAACGAAATTTGCAATTCAATATGGTGATGGAGCACTGTCAGGTGTTCTGGCCGAAGACATTGTGAGAATTGCTGGACTGGCAGCCCCCAATCAGACCTTTGCTATCTCCACCAAGGAACCGGGAGATACCTTTGAAGCAGCCAATTTCGATGGAATACTGGGTATGGGCTTTCGGTCCATCGCCGTGGACAATGTGCAGCCCCTTGTGCAGAACATGTGCGCCCAGAAAGTGATCACCAGCTGTAAGTTTGCCATTTGCATGAAGGGCGGTGGCAGTTCGTCGCGCGGTGGAGCTCTGTTCTTCGGGAACACCAGTACCAAGGCTTACAGTGGCTCGAATAGCTATACGTACACGCCGGTAACCAAGAAGGGATACTGGCAATTCAACCTTCAGAATATCTACGTGGGCGACACCAAAGTGAGTGGCTCGGTGCAGGCGATTGTGGATTCCGGAACCTCCCTGATCACCGCCCCAACGGCAATCTACAATAAGATCAACAAGATCCTCGGTTGCACTGAGACATCCAGCGGAGAGTGCTATATGAAGTGCTCAACGGAAGTGAAAGAATTCAAATTTGGCATCGCGGGCAAGGAGTTTGTCATTCCGGGCAAGAAGATGATGGTGAAGGTGAAGACCAGCAAGGGCAAGACCATTTGCATATCGGCGGTCCAGAAAGTGCAGGGCGAACCGGTGATCCTGGGCGATGCCTTCATCAGGCATTTCTGCACCATCTTCGATTTGGCCAACAGTCGCATTGGTTTCGCTGCCACTACGTATTCTACCTAG
- the LOC108069818 gene encoding cathepsin D translates to MLRVLVFLLAASCFTFATGKVLKVPLYVRQKLNRSELFFASNSTQGGETLKLPLQTRTNLEYYGTISMGTPRQNFSVIFDTGSSNTWLPSINCPKSNFACQNHRKYNSSRSRSYKPDGRNFTMRYGSGRVVGYLSKDTMHLAGADLTDLTFGESLFLQHFAFSSVRFDGLVGLGLGSLAWPNTTPFLELLCANRLIEKCIFSVYFGRKGGEILFGGFDRSKFEGKLHYVPISQWDSWNLEVTKTTVGTKQIGGISNAILDTGTSLVLMPQDTYNNLLKVLSAKVENGYSILSCERKSLPNINILIGGKVFPLTSSDYLMELTLDRKKLCVLAIAPINRGFWVLGDIFLGRYYTVYDATEKRIGLAKAVRRGG, encoded by the coding sequence ATGCTTcgagttttagtttttttactTGCGGCTTCATGTTTTACCTTTGCCACTGGAAAAGTACTAAAAGTGCCGCTTTATGTGAGGCAAAAACTCAATAGAAGTGAGCTATTCTTCGCCTCAAATTCAACCCAAGGAGGAGAGACACTTAAACTTCCGCTGCAGACTCGCACAAATCTGGAATATTATGGGACCATTTCCATGGGAACTCCGAGGCAGAACTTTAGTGTGATCTTCGACACGGGATCTTCCAACACTTGGTTGCCCTCTATCAATTGCCCGAAAAGTAATTTTGCCTGCCAGAACCACCGGAAATATAACTCTTCGAGGTCCAGAAGTTATAAGCCAGATGGACGTAACTTCACCATGCGATATGGATCTGGCAGAGTGGTGGGATATCTATCGAAGGACACCATGCACTTGGCTGGAGCTGATTTAACCGATCTGACCTTCGGAGAAAGCCTCTTCCTGCAACACTTTGCCTTTAGTTCCGTGAGATTTGATGGACTGGTCGGCTTGGGCCTGGGATCTTTAGCCTGGCCCAATACAACACCATTTCTGGAACTTCTATGTGCGAATCGTTTAATTGAGAAGTGCATATTTTCGGTTTACTTCGGTCGAAAGGGTGGAGAGATACTCTTCGGTGGCTTCGATAGATCCAAATTTGAGGGAAAACTACATTATGTGCCGATTAGCCAATGGGATTCTTGGAATCTGGAAGTAACCAAAACAACGGTGGGAACGAAACAAATTGGTGGAATAAGCAATGCCATTTTGGATACGGGAACTTCGCTGGTTTTAATGCCCCAAGATACGTACAATAATCTGCTAAAAGTCCTATCAGCTAAAGTAGAAAATGGCTATAGTATTCTGTCTTGTGAGAGGAAGTCGCTGCCCAATATCAATATTCTCATCGGGGGCAAGGTATTTCCCCTAACATCCAGCGATTATCTGATGGAGTTGACACTTGATCGTAAAAAGCTCTGTGTACTGGCCATTGCTCCCATTAACAGGGGATTTTGGGTGCTGGGGGATATCTTTCTGGGCCGATATTATACGGTTTATGATGCCACTGAGAAGAGAATTGGACTGGCCAAGGCGGTGCGAAGGGgtggataa
- the LOC108069784 gene encoding uncharacterized protein, whose translation MAVRFIVFFSAIIVLAQGSNILPIEEESEVAVHSGVVSPGAPVAIVSQGHPSVHQPIAPVYGHGSLPAPVAVGGAPRGIGSGLAGPRAYGPRPAVSYGRPAAVVVPAVVVAPVAPIRQPHGVAAPVLVGAGHGNVHGRHHG comes from the coding sequence ATGGCAGTCCGTTTCATTGTTTTCTTCAGCGCCATTATCGTCCTGGCTCAAGGATCGAATATTCTGCCCATCGAAGAGGAGTCGGAGGTGGCTGTCCACTCTGGAGTCGTTTCGCCTGGAGCTCCTGTGGCCATCGTTTCGCAAGGACATCCATCTGTGCACCAGCCCATTGCTCCAGTCTACGGTCACGGCTCACTCCCAGCTCCAGTGGCAGTTGGAGGAGCTCCTCGCGGAATCGGATCAGGATTGGCTGGCCCTCGTGCTTATGGCCCTCGTCCTGCTGTGTCCTACGGTCGTCCTGCCGCCGTGGTCGTTCCCGCTGTTGTGGTTGCCCCAGTGGCTCCCATTCGCCAGCCTCATGGAGTGGCTGCCCCTGTTCTTGTGGGAGCTGGTCATGGAAACGTGCACGGTCGCCATCACGGCTAA
- the LOC108069825 gene encoding uncharacterized protein → MIVQIEAQTRPDCPEFCPAVYQPVCGKAKVRGQLVRCEFGNGCVMGVSACRRKIINLYPVFDWCEIPLEKCKDPSPNCSELR, encoded by the exons ATGATCG TTCAGATTGAGGCACAAACGAGGCCAGATTGTCCTGAGTTTTGTCCTGCAGTTTATCAACCCGTTTGTGGAAAAGCCAAAGTAAGGGGACAATTAGTGCGATGTGAATTTGGCAATGGATGTGTAATGGGTGTCAGCGCCTGTCGTCGTAAAATAA TTAATCTCTATCCTGTTTTTGATTGGTGCGAAATACCCTTGGAAAAGTGTAAGGATCCTTCTCCTAACTGCAGTGAATTACGCTAA
- the LOC108069822 gene encoding uncharacterized protein, which yields MKSVLLCLLLGLALSQVSGSCPETCPDTEDVVWALGGGCNVFRNKCHFDKANCQPDSALTITTKEECQKLCNFACPAVYDPVGGIYKGELRRFGNQCEKNVHICQTGETFLD from the exons ATGAAATCGGTACTTCTGTGTCTGCTATTGGGTCTGGCTTTAAGCCAAGTTAGTGGTAGCTGCCCGGAAACCTGTCCCGATACGGAGGATGTCGTTTGGGCTCTTGGAGGCGGATGCAATGTTTTCCGCAATAAGTGTCATTTCGACAAGGCGAACTGTCAGCCAGATTCAg CTTTGACCATCACCACCAAGGAGGAGTGCCAGAAGCTATGTAACTTCGCTTGCCCAGCGGTATACGATCCTGTAGGTGGTATTTACAAGGGTGAATTAAGACGCTTTGGTAATCAGTGTGAAAAGAATGTTCACATCTGTCAGACTGGCGAAA CGTTCTTGGACTAA
- the LOC108069785 gene encoding uncharacterized protein, with product MAARFIVVLSALIVLAQGSNILPLEQEAEVPVHSGVVSSGAPVAIVSQGHPSVHQSQRPIYSHGPVSAPLGGPHRLIGSGLAGPRAYGGAPLHSAPVSYVRPSTVVVPAPRVVVSAPRVVVPAPRVVVAQPHGVAAPLAVGSGHGNGHHIRHHGH from the coding sequence ATGGCAGCCCGCTTCATTGTCGTCCTCAGCGCTCTAATCGTCCTTGCTCAAGGATCGAATATTTTGCCCCTTGAACAGGAGGCAGAGGTGCCAGTCCACTCTGGAGTCGTTTCGTCTGGAGCTCCTGTGGCCATCGTTTCGCAAGGACATCCATCTGTGCACCAGTCCCAACGTCCGATCTACAGCCATGGCCCAGTTTCGGCACCACTTGGAGGACCCCATCGACTGATCGGCTCCGGATTGGCTGGACCTCGTGCCTATGGAGGTGCTCCTCTTCATTCGGCCCCAGTATCCTACGTTCGTCCATCTACAGTGGTCGTTCCCGCTCCTCGGGTGGTGGTTTCTGCTCCTCGTGTCGTTGTTCCTGCTCCTCGAGTGGTGGTTGCTCAGCCTCATGGAGTGGCTGCCCCACTCGCTGTTGGATCTGGTCACGGCAATGGCCACCACATCCGTCATCACGGCCACTAA
- the LOC108069816 gene encoding lysosomal aspartic protease has protein sequence MHWLFGLLLSLWILCLFWPESQGQLIRIPMQYQASFMASRRQHRAGRSSLLAKYNVVGGPQISSRNGATETLDNRLNLEYAGPISIGSPGQPFNMLFDTGSANLWVPSADCSSKNLACQHHHRYNSSASSSYVPDGRRFAIAYGTGSLSGRLAQDTVAIGQLVVRNQTFGMAMHEPGSTFVDTNFAGIVGLGFREIAEGRIKPLFESMCDQQLVDECVFSFYLKRNGSERMGGELLFGGVDKAKFLGSLTYVPLSHAGYWQFPLDGIELGGRIISQNRQAIADTGTSLLAAPPREYLIINSLLGGLPTSNNEYLLNCSEIDKLPEIVFIIGGQRFALQPRDYVMSAANDDGSVICLSAFTLMDAEFWILGDVFIGRYYTAFDVGHRRIGFAPAA, from the coding sequence ATGCACTGGCTCTTTGGGCTGCTTTTGTCCCTGTGGATCTTGTGCCTGTTTTGGCCAGAATCCCAGGGCCAACTGATCCGCATTCCCATGCAATACCAGGCCTCTTTCATGGCCAGTCGTCGTCAACATCGCGCGGGGCGATCTTCGCTGTTGGCCAAATACAATGTGGTCGGTGGACCGCAGATTTCATCTAGAAATGGAGCCACGGAAACATTGGATAATCGATTGAATCTGGAGTACGCGGGACCCATCAGCATTGGATCGCCGGGTCAGCCCTTCAATATGCTGTTCGATACGGGATCCGCCAATCTCTGGGTGCCCAGTGCCGATTGTTCCTCGAAGAATTTGGCCTGTCAGCATCATCATCGCTACAACTCCAGTGCCTCGAGCAGTTATGTTCCCGATGGTCGTCGGTTTGCCATAGCCTACGGAACGGGGAGTTTATCGGGCAGATTGGCCCAGGATACGGTGGCCATTGGCCAGCTGGTGGTGCGGAATCAGACTTTTGGCATGGCCATGCATGAGCCGGGCTCAACCTTTGTGGATACCAACTTTGCTGGGATCGTGGGACTGGGTTTTCGAGAGATAGCTGAGGGGAGAATCAAACCGTTGTTCGAAAGCATGTGCGATCAGCAGTTGGTGGACGAGTGCGTATTCTCGTTTTACCTCAAACGAAATGGCAGTGAGCGGATGGGTGGTGAGCTACTTTTCGGTGGTGTGGATAAGGCCAAGTTCTTGGGATCCCTAACCTATGTGCCGCTCAGCCATGCAGGATATTGGCAGTTCCCCCTGGATGGCATAGAACTGGGCGGCAGGATAATCAGCCAGAATCGACAGGCCATTGCGGATACGGGCACATCTCTATTGGCTGCTCCGCCCAGGGAATATCTCATAATAAATAGCCTACTCGGCGGCCTGCCCACTTCGAATAATGAATATCTGCTCAACTGTTCGGAGATCGATAAATTGCCCGAAATAGTGTTCATCATTGGGGGTCAGCGATTTGCCCTCCAGCCCAGGGATTATGTAATGAGTGCGGCCAACGATGATGGTTCGGTGATATGTCTGTCCGCCTTTACCCTCATGGATGCGGAGTTTTGGATTCTGGGAGACGTGTTCATCGGGCGTTATTACACCGCCTTTGATGTGGGCCATCGGCGGATTGGATTCGCCCCAGCAGCCTAA
- the LOC108069826 gene encoding uncharacterized protein yields the protein MPAVWVWMLLAVMSLTLGQSISDNVDNEATNPRTQPKTQKTSCKKCYPYLYPKKKYYVVPKRSGEKKRHNVVFLLEDRKTGRPIKVAFRHGLKNKRNVRVLKGFNNSNDPCRLKTGRCVYRLFNRKTFRTYRVDFQKGFKNKKRVSVLKLIP from the coding sequence ATGCCTGCTGTGTGGGTGTGGATGCTCTTGGCGGTCATGAGTCTGACACTCGGCCAGTCCATTAGTGATAATGTAGATAATGAGGCAACCAATCCCAGAACTCAGccgaaaacacaaaaaacatcATGTAAAAAGTGCTATCCATATCTGTATCCAAAGAAGAAGTACTATGTCGTGCCGAAGAGATCGGGTGAAAAAAAGCGCCATAATGTTGTATTTCTACTGGAAGATCGCAAAACGGGAAGACCCATCAAAGTGGCCTTTAGGCatggtcttaaaaataaaagaaacgtTCGTGTTTTGAAGGGTTTCAATAACTCCAATGACCCATGTCGATTGAAGACAGGCAGATGTGTATATCGGCTTTTTAATCGGAAAACTTTTCGCACGTACAGAGTGGACTTCCAGAAGGGGTTTAAGAATAAAAAGCGAGTTTCTGTATTAAAGCTAATTCCATGA
- the LOC108069808 gene encoding guanine nucleotide-releasing factor 2-like, with product MAFRYIFVISALVVLAQGSYLSSVHQDSGLGVHHSGVAGAPVLGVSRGHSAASQPQRPISGHGSLSGPVGGSRRVSGAGVGGSRPHGGAPRRPSAGAHGRPIGGGAAYGNVHQNRNRIQKPY from the coding sequence ATGGCATTCCGTTATATTTTCGTGATCAGTGCCCTGGTTGTCCTGGCCCAAGGATCTTATTTGTCATCGGTGCATCAGGATTCGGGGCTTGGAGTGCATCACTCTGGAGTGGCTGGAGCTCCTGTTCTTGGCGTTTCACGTGGCCATTCCGCTGCATCTCAGCCTCAACGCCCCATCTCTGGCCATGGTTCCCTCTCTGGTCCAGTTGGAGGATCCCGTCGAGTGAGCGGTGCAGGAGTAGGCGGATCTCGTCCTCATGGTGGTGCTCCTCGTCGTCCTTCTGCCGGCGCTCATGGTCGTCCAATTGGAGGTGGAGCTGCCTACGGAAATGTTCACCAAAATCGCAATCGCATCCAGAAACCTTATTAG
- the LOC108069819 gene encoding uncharacterized protein: MALRFIVAFSAWLVLAQGSFLHGSLNEAHQSDIVGAEAEVPQEGYLPAEDAVEPHSHHHQESHHLIHGAHNHHYHHEFPHHHHHLEGPHHGVHGSHHHGVHHVHHHRNCHATIHCPRTHSPTYATDGHLCYHVENSCELAILNCLRRNELKPLLRHISGHECHHLPSARRSH, translated from the exons ATGGCCCTGCGTTTCATTGTTGCATTCAGTGCTTGGTTGGTCCTGGCCCAAGGATCATTCCTACACGGATCTCTGAATGAAGCCCACCAATCAGACATTGTTGGTGCTGAAGCGGAGGTTCCCCAGGAAGGATATTTGCCTGCTGAGGATGCCGTTGAGCCCCATTCCCATCACCACCAGGAGTCGCACCACCTCATCCACGGCGCTCACAATCACCATTATCACCACGAGTTCCCACATCACCATCATCACTTGGAGGGCCCACACCACGGAGTACATGGATCCCATCATCATGGAGTTCACCACGTGCATCATCATCGCAACTGCCATGCGACCATCCATTGTCCCAGGACCCACAGTCCGACTTATGCCACCGATGGACATCTCTGCTATCATGTGGAAAACTCCTGTGAACTTGCAATTTTGAACTGCCTGCGCCGCAATGAACTGAAGCCAC TCCTGAGACACATCAGTGGGCACGAATGCCATCATCTGCCCAGCGCTCGCAGATCCCACTAA